From one Tiliqua scincoides isolate rTilSci1 chromosome 14, rTilSci1.hap2, whole genome shotgun sequence genomic stretch:
- the FICD gene encoding protein adenylyltransferase FICD, with protein sequence MNLVSMAAVAVAAEPEMKWVSLWLRVRWAVVLVVFLASLLVLLPPLASVEEHCHAIFKGLSLLKARLGLGYVGIARHPGQSTGLSVTSGSLQLLVLKPRASPEIKLEARAALNQALEMKRQGKREKAHKLFLHALKMNPDYVDALTEFGLFSEEEKDIIQADYLYSKALTISPHNEKALMNRDRTLPLVEEIDQRYFSIIDSKVQKVMAIPKGNSALRRVMEESYYHHIYHTVAIEGNTLTLSEIRHIIETRYAVPGKSLEEQNEVIGMHAAMKYVNTTLVSRIGSVTFSDILEIHRRVLGFVDPMEAGRFRTTQVFVGHHIPPHPRDVEKQVVEFVQWLNSDDAMSLHPVEFAALAHYKLVYIHPFIDGNGRTSRLLMNLILMQAGYPPITIRKEQRAEYYHVLEVANEGDVRPFIRFIAKCTETTLDLLLITTTEYSVGLPEAHGSATECKQTIPVKTRTDHKRPSCLFVEGTRFCTPAV encoded by the exons ATGAACCTTGTATCCATGGCAGCTGTGGCGGTGGCGGCTGAGCCTGAAATGAAATGGGTGTCCTTGTGGCTCCGGGTCCGCTGGGCGGTGGTGCTGGTGGTCTTCCTGGCCTCCCtgcttgtgctgctgcctccgctGGCATCCGTCGAAGAGCACTGCCACGCCATCTTCAAAGGCCTCTCCTTGCTGAAGGCCAGGCTGGGACTGGGCTACGTGGGCATTGCCAGGCACCCCGGGCAGAGCACGGGCCTCAGTGTGACGTCTGGCAGTCTGCAGCTGCTGGTGCTGAAGCCCAGAGCCTCTCCAG AGATAAAGTTGGAAGCCAGAGCAGCCCTCAATCAGGCCCTGGAGATGAAGAGGCAAGGGAAGCGGGAGAAAGCCCACAAACTCTTCTTGCATGCCCTCAAGATGAACCCAGACTATGTTGATGCCTTGACAGAGTTTGGCCTTTTCTCTGAGGAGGAGAAGGACATCATTCAGGCAGACTACCTGTACTCCAAGGCTCTGACCATCTCGCCTCACAATGAGAAGGCCCTGATGAACCGTGACCGGACGCTGCCCCTCGTGGAGGAGATTGACCAAAGGTACTTCAGCATCATCGACAGCAAGGTCCAGAAAGTCATGGCCATCCCCAAAGGGAACTCGGCCCTGCGCCGGGTGATGGAGGAGTCTTACTACCACCACATCTATCATACGGTGGCCATTGAGGGGAATACTTTGACGCTGTCCGAGATACGCCACATCATTGAGACCCGGTATGCCGTCCCCGGCAAGAGCCTGGAGGAGCAGAACGAGGTCATCGGCATGCACGCCGCCATGAAGTACGTCAACACCACGCTGGTGTCCCGAATCGGGTCTGTGACTTTCAGCGACATCTTGGAGATCCACAGGAGGGTGCTGGGCTTTGTGGACCCCATGGAAGCAGGGCGGTTTAGGACTACCCAGGTGTTCGTCGGGCACCACATCCCGCCCCACCCCAGGGACGTCGAGAAGCAAGTGGTCGAGTTTGTGCAGTGGCTCAACTCTGACGACGCCATGAGTTTGCACCCAGTGGAATTTGCAGCCTTGGCCCATTACAAATTAGTGTACATCCACCCCTTCATAGACGGCAATGGGAGGACCTCCCGCCTCTTAATGAACCTCATTCTCATGCAGGCGGGCTACCCGCCCATCACCATCCGTAAGGAGCAACGGGCAGAGTACTACCATGTCCTGGAGGTGGCCAACGAGGGCGACGTCAGGCCGTTCATCCGCTTTATCGCAAAATGCACCGAGACCACCTTAGACCTGCTTCTCATCACCACCACCGAGTATTCGGTGGGCCTGCCTGAAGCCCATGGGAGCGCCACGGAATGCAAGCAGACCATCCCTGTTAAAACTCGGAC GGATCACAAACGGCCCAGCTGCCTCTTTGTGGAGGGGACAAGGTTCTGCACTCCAGCTGTCTGA